A stretch of DNA from Sandaracinaceae bacterium:
CGGCTCCCGTCGGCGGCTGGGATGGGGAGGCCCGCGCGCATCATGAGCGCGGCGAGACCGAGGGTCTTGAGGGCCACGGTCTTGCCACCTGCGTTGGGGCCCGACAGCACCAACGCGCGACCAGACGAGAGCGGCAGGTCGTTGGGCACGACGGCGACCCCGTCGAGCAGCAGGAGCGGGTGCCGCGCGGCCTTGAGGTCGATGTCGGACTCGTCCGATAGAGGCAGCACGCGCGCCCCCAGTTCATCACCCAAGCGCGCCGCGGCCGCCCGCAGGTCGGCGTGGTCGATGGCGTCGGCGGCTGCCATCAGGCTGGGCAAGCGCTCTGCGGCGAGGTCGGACAGCGCCTGCAGCACGCGGGCGATCTCCCGGTCGAGCTCCGCTTGAGCCATCTTGAGGTGGTTGCCATGGGGCACCAGCGCGCGCGGCTCGACGAACACGCTGTGTCCGCTGGCGCTCGTCCCGTGGACGATACCCGGGAGGGTCTCGTGGGCGTCCCGGCGAACGGGCACGACGTACCGCCCGTCTCGCTCGGTGTAGAACGCATCGGAGAGGATCGCCGCCTTCTCGACCAGGATCTCCTCCAGCTTCGCGATCAGACGCGCCCGCAAGTTGGCGACGTCGGAACGCAGCCGGCGGATGTCGGGGCTGGCGCGGTCGGACAGGCTCCCATCCGACTCGATGGCGGACTCGAGCTCGTCCAGCAACACGTCCAGCGTGGGGTCGAGGGCACAGCGAGCGTGGAGCGCGGGGGCCACGTGCCTGTGCCGTCCCAAGAACAGACGCAGCGCACGCGCGACGCCGAGCACGCTCATCAAATCGCGGAGCGCGGGGCCGTCCAGCGCCCCCCGCTTTTCGAGGCGCGCCAGCTGAGGGAACACCTCCCGCGCGCCATCCACGCGCAGCGGCTCACCGATGGAGGCGAGGTGCATCGCCTCCGCTGTCTCGGCCAAGGCGACCAGCGTTCCCTCTCGCGAGCCAGCGATGGGGAGATGCTCGAGCCGTGCGCGGAGAGGCCCACGGCAGCGCTCGGCGACCGCCTGCGAGAGGCGATCCCACTCGAGGTCCGCGAGGGTCTTTGAGAGCGTGTCCGAGGCCGACTGCGTCATGGCGTCGGCACCCTGCGGCTCGGGCCCCGGATGCGCAACCCACGGCGCGTCGGTTGTGCGTCTCCCTCGGCTCGGACCATCCGCGCGAAAATTCGACTGCGTCGTTGCTCTCCGCCGCGCTGCCCCTAAACTAGACCACTGGCGAGTAACATATCCCCGAACGAGAGCACGAATGCCCATCTCCCTATCCGAACTGCAGGCCAACGTCCGTTCTCAGAAGACGCTCATCCCCGGCCTCTACGGCGGAGTGGACTTCGACCAGGTGCCCGAGCGCTTCACCCGCGACCTCGGGGTGAAGAGCATGCTGGCCGAACCCTTCGCCACCAAGTACCGCGCGAAGGTGCTCGCGGACGCGGGGGCGGTCGATCGCATGCAGGCCTACACCATGCTGGGGGACACCGTCGCGGACGCTTACGCGGCGCTGCTCCCCACCTACGGCTTCCGGGGCTTGGTGGACATGCTCTCGCTCGCCTGCGAGAAGGGCCTGGACGCGGTGCAGGATCCGCCCGCCGAATTGGTGCGGTTCATCGAGTCCATGGAGCGCCGCCCCGACTGGATCGATCCGAAGCTCAGCGCGCAGGGCGCTCGGGCAACGCGCGTGACGATGGCCATCCTGGCCCCCTTCGTCATCCGAGGGGCGTTCATCGCAACGTTCATGAACAAGTACTCCGGGCTGCCCATGGCGCTCACGGGCGCGCTCTCCGAGGACTCCGCCGTGCAGCGTGTGAAGGAGACCGCCAGCTTCTTCACGACCGCTTGTCTGCCAAACGCGCTGGACCGCTTCGGCTCGGGCTTCCGCGCGGCCGCCATGGTGCGCCTCATGCATTCCATGGTGCGCGCCAGTCTGCTGATGCGCGCTGGGCGCTGGGACTCGACGGTGTTCGGTATCCCCATTCCGCAAGTGGACCAGATGCCCGCGGGGACCATGCCGGCGTTCGTGACCGCGTACCAAGCGGTGCGCGAGAAGCGCGGCTTCACCAAGCGCGAGCGGGCCATCGTCGAGCTGTGCCGGCACCAGTGCTTTCTGCTGGGGCTCCCGGACGACCTGCTGCTCGAGACGCCGAAGGACATCTTCGAGGCCATGCTGGTGTACTCGGCGACGCTGCGCGACGGATACGACGATGCGACCAACGGAGAGCTCGTGCGCGCGACGATGGCGGCCTACCTGCCGAGCGAGCGAAACCTCCCAGGGCGCGTGTTCGACACCGTGGAGCGCAGCGTCTCGAAGGTCTTCTTCCGTCACACGTTCCGGGTGCCAGACGACAAGCTCACCCAAATGCAGGTCATCCCGAGCCGCGTCGACTACGCCGTGTTCGCGGCGTTCCAGGGCTTCGCGGTGCCCACGCTGTTCGCGCACATGGCGGCAGAGCGCGTGCCGCTCGTGGAGCGCGCAGCCGACCGCTGGCTGGTGCAGCGCCTCGACGAGCTCCTAGTGAGCTACGGGCACGCGGAGTACACCACCAACCCCACCCAACACGCCGTGGCGCGGGGGGACGGCGGGCGACCGAGCGGCCACGAGAACGCCCACGGGCACGCGCCAGCCGGGGCGATGCGCCCGGCCGTCGCGTAGCTCAGCGGAAGATGTCCGGCACCTTCAGGTCGCCACCACCCATCATGGTGGTGGTCTGGGTGTCGGTCATGCGGGTGTCACCGTTCGCCGTCATGCCAGCCGGCGGTCGCCCCGCGCCAGTGCGACGCACGAGCGCCATCTGCACCGTGGTGCGACTGCCCTCGGGCGTGATCTCGAGGTCCCCGACCGAGAGCCCGTGGCGAGCCTGGAGCACGATGGGCACGCCCGACACGACCTCCAGGTCGCAGGGCGTGGGCCCGCAGATCTGCTCGGTGTTGGCCACCTGAACGCTGGCCCCGTCAGGACGCGTCTCGACGTGGATGATGGTCATGGACGGACCTGTTGGGGCGCCTGCGTCGTCCTGCGTGGCGTCCGCACCCGTGTCCGTATCGGGCGTGCTTCCGCCGGGACTCGTGGGACTGCCCGCGTCCGGCACGACCGCGTCCGGGGTCGGGCGCATGTCGGGGTTCTGCGCCACGACGACCGGCCTCTGGCTCAGGAACCAGGCCGCCACCCCGCCTCCCGCCGCGAGCACCACGGCGATGGCCAGGATCATGGGCAGTCGGCTGGGCTGCGGCTCCGCCATGGTCGGAGACGACACCCGCCCTGGGGCGAGGGAGCGCGGGGGCTTGCGCGGGGCCTTGACCGGCTCGCCGTAGCCCGCAAGCGTGGACTTTGCGACGCGCCCTTCGGACGCCGCCTCGAGGGCCTCGAGCAGCGCGGGCATGTCCTGGTAGCGGTCCTCGGGCGCCTTGGCGAGCGCCTTGTAGATGACCATCTCGAGCTCGGCGCTGCACTCGACGTGCTGGTTGACCTCCTGCAGCGCTGGGGGCTCCTCGAACATGTGCTGCGTGAGGATGCCCATGAACGAGTCGCCCACGAACGGCACGCGGCCCGTGACGCACTCGAACAGGATGACGCCCATGGCGTACACGTCCACGCGGTGGTCCAGGTGCTTTCCGGCGGCCTGCTCGGGGGACATGTATTCGGGCGTGCCGAAGATCATGCCCGTCTTGGTGAGCTTGCGGCCGGGCTCTCCCTCGGTCTCGATGTCGGACATCTTGGCGATGCCGAAGTCCACGATCTTCACGAAGTCCGCGTTGTCGTGGCGCGACACCAAGAAGATGTTCTCGGGCTTCATGTCGCGGTGGACGATGCCCTTGCTGTGCGCCGCCCCCAGCGCGCGGCAGCACTGGCTGACGATGGCGATGGCGCGCGGCACGGCGAGCACGCCCTCGCGCTCGAGGACGTTCGCGAGGTCCTCGCCCTCGAGGTACTCCATGATGAAGTAGCTCGCGCCCTGCGGGGTCTCGCCGAAGTCGCTGATGTCGACGATGTGCTCGTGGCCAATGCGCGAGGCGCTCTTGGCCTCTTGGCGGAAGCGCGCGACCACCTCGGGCCGGCTCGAGAAGTCGTCGCGCAGCAGCTTGATGGCCACCCGCTTCTCGATGACGGTGTGGATGCCTTCGTAGACGAGGCCCATGCCGCCCTCGCCGATCTGTCGGATGACCTTGTACTTGTCGAGCATCTGCCCGATGAGCGGATCATCCGGGATGTCCCCCGACTCCATCTGCGTGTGCGTGACGACGCGGGCGCCGTCGATCGGGCAGAAGACCTCGCCGCCTTCGTACTCGTTCTTGCAGACTGGGCAGATCTTGGTGGCCATCGTTAAGCAGGGAAATGGGGCGCTCGGAAGACGCGGAGACGGTATCACCGGGGTGCAGGGGGGTCAACGAAAGCCCCGCCGCAAGTGAGCCAAACTGCTTGGAAACTAGAACCCCGGGGGACCTTGGGGGCGCTCCCACGGACGTTGCAGCGGCCGCCCGGCTCTGGTACCGGGGATGGCGATGACCGAGCCCGAGCCGCGGATCCGCCTGCTGGACGACGCCCTGATCGACCAGATCGCGGCGGGCGAGGTCGTGGAGCGTCCCGCGAGTGTGGTGAAGGAGCTGCTGGAGAACTCCCTGGACGCCGAGGCCGGGTCCATCACCGTCACCATCGTCGACGGCGGCACGGAGAGCATCCTGATCAGCGACGACGGGCACGGCATGGGCCCGGTGGACGCCGCGCTCGCCGTGCAGCGGCACGCCACGAGCAAGCTGCGGCGATTCGAGGACCTGAGCCACATCCGCACGCTCGGCTTCCGCGGCGAGGCGCTGCCCTCCATCGCTTCGGTCAGCCGCTTCGAGCTGACCACACGGCGGGCCGAGGACGTCTCGGGGGTGCGGGTCCGCGTGCACGGCGGCGAGGCGGAGCCCCCCGCGCCCATCGGGTGTGCCCGGGGCACGACCGTGAGCGTCCGCGACCTGTTCTACGCCGTGCCGGCACGGCGGAAGTTCCTGAAGGCGCGCCAGACCGAGACCAGCCACGTGATCGACGTGTGCCGGCGCGTGGCCTTGGCCCACCCTGAGCTGCGGCTGCACGTCTTCAGCAACGAGCGGCGCGTGGGAGAGTGGCTGCCCGAGAAGGACTGGTTCGCGCGCGCCCAGGCCAACTTCGGGGACGAGACCTTGCAGCGTATCGAGGGGCAGCGCGGCAGCGTCCAGGTTCGCGCGGCGCTGGGGGCTCCCGAGAAGGCGCGCACGGGCACGCGCCACCTGTACCTGTTCGTGAACGGTCGCC
This window harbors:
- a CDS encoding DUF2236 domain-containing protein; amino-acid sequence: MPISLSELQANVRSQKTLIPGLYGGVDFDQVPERFTRDLGVKSMLAEPFATKYRAKVLADAGAVDRMQAYTMLGDTVADAYAALLPTYGFRGLVDMLSLACEKGLDAVQDPPAELVRFIESMERRPDWIDPKLSAQGARATRVTMAILAPFVIRGAFIATFMNKYSGLPMALTGALSEDSAVQRVKETASFFTTACLPNALDRFGSGFRAAAMVRLMHSMVRASLLMRAGRWDSTVFGIPIPQVDQMPAGTMPAFVTAYQAVREKRGFTKRERAIVELCRHQCFLLGLPDDLLLETPKDIFEAMLVYSATLRDGYDDATNGELVRATMAAYLPSERNLPGRVFDTVERSVSKVFFRHTFRVPDDKLTQMQVIPSRVDYAVFAAFQGFAVPTLFAHMAAERVPLVERAADRWLVQRLDELLVSYGHAEYTTNPTQHAVARGDGGRPSGHENAHGHAPAGAMRPAVA
- a CDS encoding protein kinase, producing the protein MATKICPVCKNEYEGGEVFCPIDGARVVTHTQMESGDIPDDPLIGQMLDKYKVIRQIGEGGMGLVYEGIHTVIEKRVAIKLLRDDFSSRPEVVARFRQEAKSASRIGHEHIVDISDFGETPQGASYFIMEYLEGEDLANVLEREGVLAVPRAIAIVSQCCRALGAAHSKGIVHRDMKPENIFLVSRHDNADFVKIVDFGIAKMSDIETEGEPGRKLTKTGMIFGTPEYMSPEQAAGKHLDHRVDVYAMGVILFECVTGRVPFVGDSFMGILTQHMFEEPPALQEVNQHVECSAELEMVIYKALAKAPEDRYQDMPALLEALEAASEGRVAKSTLAGYGEPVKAPRKPPRSLAPGRVSSPTMAEPQPSRLPMILAIAVVLAAGGGVAAWFLSQRPVVVAQNPDMRPTPDAVVPDAGSPTSPGGSTPDTDTGADATQDDAGAPTGPSMTIIHVETRPDGASVQVANTEQICGPTPCDLEVVSGVPIVLQARHGLSVGDLEITPEGSRTTVQMALVRRTGAGRPPAGMTANGDTRMTDTQTTTMMGGGDLKVPDIFR